tttttcttctttttaaatcaaagattaattttactttaacacgtgattatgaatttatgtctgattaacaaaattatgtacatgaaaataatcaaatataaattatttttttacatgtgaATACaacaatcatatatatatatatttataaaatcagtCTTATTTGAGTTAGATATTAAATTCTAGATGTAAATAtgcatcttaaaaaataaaaatatgaaaaatctaAATGATCTAAATGCAAATATgtatcttaaaaagaaaaatatgaaaaatgtaaatgtaaatatatattatatattatatcttaaaaagaaaagaaggaaaaagcgAGCGCCAACCAATGGAATGGGCGGCAGCAATGGTAACTTGGGTGACCCAAACAAACCGAAATGACTGTTTCTGTTTCCGAGTCTGCGTTTGTGTTTgtttcagagagagagagagagagagagagagagagagagtgttgatttgtttttttttttcttttttaaattaataaattaattcagaAAGGGTTCCTTCCCTTCCCTTCCTTTTCCACTCTTGTCTTATgattcttcttcattcttccaTTTGCCCTAGATTAGATCTTTCTCTTCcaatctttaattatattagatttgattttccttAATCCTTCGCCTGCTTTTTCATTCCGGGTGGGTgctctctctctttcccttttgcttgatttcaaattaatatcGTCGCTTATTTGATGAAGAAACTATACACACACAACACAAGGGAATAATTCtcccttatttttttctttttcttgtaaatAAATTGGGTGAGATTGTTTAGTGTCTTGCAAGTTATTTTTCGTTATACACTCTCTGTCACCCAACAGAGGTTTCGATATCTTTTTTGATTTCGACCCCGAGGTGGTTGCCCGTTTCAATTCTAAACTTAACTTTCCAGATTTTTCGTTCGGATTAAGGTTGTTTTAGCTGTTACGATACTCCGAAACAAACTTCCCAATAGACTGGTCCCTACTCCTGTCCTGCTGTTAAAGTTTTTAACAATAACTCTCTAGCATGAATAAATTAATTGCTTGAGTTTTTAcatgtttcgtgcatttttttttattttttttattttccggAACATTAGTCTATGTTCCTTAATTCCTTAATGTTGCCaatgtttattaaaattagaagaaatgTTAGGTTGGGTGGATGATGTATTTGGGTCGTTGTATGATGTGTTGTTACCTGCCTCTCTTTTGATGATGTCGTGAGGGTTGTTATATTGCtaatgcacttttttttttccagatttTTCTGCATCAGTCTATTTGTAGGGTGTATTCCCTTGATTTTGTGTGGGTTTGAGTGAGGGTGCGTGTGAATGAAAAGGAAATTTGCTGGAGGTGATGCATTTGCATAGATGAAGACAGAAAAAGTTTGGCGTTTAGGCGGCATGGGTGATATGCAGATACTGCCTGGGTCTCGCCACCGTCCTCCCATGAAGAAGCCGAAGTGGATTATTGTCTTGGTGTTGTTTGTCTGTGTCTTTCTAATCTGTGCTTATATCTACCCACCGCAGAGCAGTTCGACCTGTTATGTCTTCTCTTCCAAAGGGTGCAAGGGTTTTGTTGATTGGCTTCCACCTATGCCTGCAAGAGAATACACCGACGAGGAGATTGCTTCGCGTGTTGTGATTAAGGATATTTTGAACTCGCCGGCAGTTGTTTCGAAGAATTCTAAAATTGCCTTCATGTTTTTGTCACCTGGCTCTCTGCCATTTGAAAGATTGTGGGACAAGTTTTTTCAAGTAAGAATTTGTTACCTGTCTAATTTGATATGTTCATGCTGTTGTTTCTCAATTTGACTGGTAAAAGAAACATCAAATGGTTAGTACCAGGGAGACTTTGAGAatctcattcattcattcagaAAACTGAATTGGAATTATTAGAAAAAAGAGCTGCTTATTGCTCCCTTAGATGGCACTGGTACTCTGCATGAAAATTGTTAGTGGTCTCTCTTGCTTTTGGGGAATGATGGGCAAAGTAAACTGTTGcatgatttaaataattaaaatggtctGTGATTTGATTCAGTATTTTACAACATTGCATTTGAAAGCAACTGTTAACACAATAGATATTTTGCTAGTTCTTCCAACATTGGACAAGAATTATTCTTGCACACGGTTGTGACAATGatgttttttaattcttttcacAGCCTTGGGCACTTACCTCTAACTGAAAGTGCTATTTAATGTTTTGTATTTGACCCTTGAAATTTCTGTTGGTATAGATATAGCCCTGGCACagtggtaaagttgtgccttggtgacctgttgttggtcatgggttcgaatctggaaacagcctctttgcatatgcaagggtaaggctgcgtacaatatccctctcccataccttcgcatagcgaggagcctctgggcaatgggccacactagttttttttatagatatacaacacaaaatgcaaaatatgttttacacTTTTACTAATAGACTCCTCATAAATTATTGTGCGAATATACATCCTTTGTATTTGTAACTTCAGTAGTTGGtacatggtttccttttcttttgaatCCTGTTCATCTTGTGGTGTGCATTTACCTGGAAGATGCACTCCTCCTTTTTTTCAGGGTCACGAAGGGAAGTTCTCTGTTTATGTCCATGCATCCAAGACAAAACCGGTTCATGTGAGCCGTTATTTTGTTAATCGGGATATACGCAGTGATCCGGTACATATTTTCTTGTTATTGTTCAGTTTACTATTTGTGAATCGTACTGtcttaattaaatgataaaacaaatatatattctcttatatgaatcatattttaatagaccatttgttttagatttttatttaaagaaaaaagtgtTAAAATGTATAATATTCAAAAACCTTAAAAAGGttgttttagtaatttttctCATAAGCTAAAAATTGTAGTTTCTGACAAAAAGCTGTATCACAGAGTGACTTGTTTATCTTTTATGCTTAAACAAACAAACCCTAAATGTATTCGACTTAATGTTTTACCTACTGTATTGAACTCACGGCTTTTGATTTTAGGAAAATAGAATAGTATTGTTGATTTGACTTGAGAGATTAACAGATACTTTGACTATGTAATTCATGATTTGGAAATATAATGCTGCAATAGATCCACATCATAgacattttatttaatacagAGTAGAAAGGAGAAATAGTAGCCCCATTGCCTGGCATCATGAGATGTCAATTTTGCAGTGGTAACCCAAAATATAAGCATAAAGATCTGTTGTACGCTTTCCTTCTCCTTAAATATGTGATAAaagtatatttgttttcttcactGGAATAAGCTCTGATGTCAACAAGTCCAGTTTGGCTTTGAACTCTGAATTTACTTTGCCTGAACAATGTTGTAGCTGCTCGTAATTAATTGGTATTTTCTTGAAATAATTCTGAATGTGTTATTTAAGTTCAACTGTTATAATAATAGCAATAGTGATTGAAAGTGTAATTTCCCGTTGTTTTCTAGTAGTCTGTGGTTTTCTATTAAGCAGTTCTTTTAATCAGAAGTCTTGTTGCAGGTGATTTGGGGGAAAATTTCTATGGTTGATGCAGAGAGACGACTATTGGCAAATGCCCTTCAAGATACTGACAACCAGCAATTTGTTCTACTGTCTGATAGGTAAACCGTAAATGTGTTATGACTTATGAGATTGCTTTTAATTTTGTTCCTacttattaattagttttaggcttaaatatgtatTTAGTCTCTACAAATACGACTTCATTTGATTTtggtccttaattttttttccattggtTTTAGTCCtcctaaattttaaaacttttgaaaattgTCTGTCACTACATATTGATGACGTGACATATGTCTAATCATGTCATGATAACTACCATTTTGAGGTGGCATGACTTGATGCATGCAATGTTTTccctaaataatttaaaacgtTTAAAATTTTCTAGGGCTAAAACCACttaatatcatatttacatggattaaaagtatattttactcTTAGTTTTATAGGTTTTATCAATTTCTGATTTTCTTATATTGGTTTTGCAGCTGTGTGCCTCTGTATGATTTTGAGTATATCTACGAGTATCTGATGTATACAAATATCAGCTTTGTAGACTGGTATGACTTGCAGTATTACATGTGTCTCTCTGGGTTTTTATTGAGATAATGGCTATTATTCTATATGTTTTCTGCTCTGTCTATTTGACATCCTTTACTAATGTgaacttttcctttttgttattAGCTTTAAGGATCCCGGTCCTCACGGCAATGGCAGGTATTCAGATCACATGCTACCTGAAGTTGAGGTGAAGGACTTTAGAAAGGGTGCACAGGTATATTCTTGCTAAAGTCATGTTGGAGCAACTtaaattcaatatttaaaatagaagtCTTGCATATTAATAtacaaagaatttgaaatttgaacaaGTATTTAGGCTACTTTATTTTATGATTGCCCCTTTCACAAGATACCAACTGGATAATTGGAAGTTGCCATTGTTTCATACCCTTGATTTGTGATTTATGTCAATAGGCTACTTAACACAGGGCAGAGTTGAGTTGTCATAAAAACTTTGTGACATTTGTcaataaaatgaacaatacTTTGATCTTGCGTGAAATTCCTTCTATATCTTTTGGTCACCCAATCAGTGTTCTGCTGTCATTCAATATCACCACACCTATTCCTTTAAGCATTTCTTCTCTGACATAGTCCGAGTCTTTGGCAACCaagaaaacacacacacacacatacatgtatatatatatccgGTTTATATGTCTTTGCCTCATTGTTTAACTTTTTCTGCAGTGGTTTGCTATGAAGCGGCAACATGCAATTATAGTCATGGCTGATAAcctttattattcaaaattccGGTCTTACTGCCAGGTAAAGACTTATGTTTCATAGTTTAATTTATTCTCCATAAGTGTcagttatatttattatttaaccacATTTAGTTCTGCTTAAAATTGTTTTACTCATCCAGCCAAGCAAATATTTCATGAGGTTCAAGATGCcgagtttcttatttttaagcAATACATGGATGCTGCATTTTGCTACTtgtattttcttaataatttttctccaATATATGTTTGCGGTAAACTGTATGCAAGACGTTATAcaatcttctttttcttcccttgAAAATAGAAAAGCATTAGTGCACTCTAGAGTACCTATACTTGCACGTACAGGTATGAGGTGCcacacaaataaaatttaaaagatggcAATGTGGAATGTCAAAAAGTGTTGGCACCCTTGATATTGTTGGTCTTATCTTGTATGCCAGTGTGCTTATGTGATTAAGGTGATCAGATCATATATGTTCtaataaattagaattttaagTCCCATACATGTACTGCTGTGCAAACCAGAAAAGAGGCACCTTATTGACCAAGGGAACATAGAGATGATATGCAAATGACTTATATCAGGCATCTTGTGTGGCAGTGTTGTGGCTTACTTGATTAATATGCTGACAGCTGTTTGGTCTAGAGGGGAGGGACACCTTGGTTGGTTCACAGGGGGTGGGGAGGagaaataaacaattttattttttatatacctAGAAtggtaaaaaaagttattaaggaTAATTTAGTCCAGTTTCTGATGTGGGAGCTAATCTtccttttcaaaattttgaatcaaTCAAATTTCTCCCCGGCCCCCCTCTTCATTTTCCTCCAACCAAACACCATGTAAGGTGATTGGACAAGATTTTTAAATCCCCAATATGTATTGCTTGTTGTCCAAACTACTTAACTGTCAACATAGAGCTGATATTCAAATTATCTACATATAGTGATTTCTGTGGAACTACGGATTCAattgatataaaatttcttattatcCCAGCCTGGTTTGGAGGGGAAGAATTGCATTGCTGATGAGCATTACTTGCCAACCTTCTTCCAGGTGAGAATTTGAATTCTAATACAGTTCTTTTGTTAACATTTTTCAGCCTTTAGCTAATTAGCTTATGTCTCTGATTTAGATGGTTGATCCTGGTGGCATTGCAAACTGGTCACTAACTCATGTTGATTGGTCTGAGAGAAAATGGCACCCTAAATCATACAGGGCTCAGGATGTTACTTACGAGCTTTTGAAGAATATCACGGTATAGTTCTGCTAAAACTCTAATTTTTACAACAATGCATATTCATTCTTTTCGGCAAGCATCTATGCAGAGGAGAGGGATAGCCTTGTCGAGGGTAAACCTCTGGCATCATCATCACATCCCAGTCTTAATCTGTTTGGATATCTAAGGATATGGGTGAAATGGAATGGGTTAGATTATTTTACAATGAAATTGAAGTTTCCCTTCCATTGTTTGGATGGTgagtaaataataagttatCCAATAACCTCAAATTAGGGTAAAAGAAATACAGATATTGGATGAAATGGGATGGAATTTAGATTCCATCCTAATTTACACAATCCATGTTATGGCAACTAATGTCATTCCATTCCACTTGTTCTCAAATCCAAAATAGTAAGAGTATGATTGAGTTCCAAGCGTGTTGGCAACACATGTGCATTCTTAGCTATTAGAAGAAACACTTGCAATGCtggtaaaggaaaaaaaaatgcaattttgttttaggtgtgacactttttctttttctacagTGGTGTTGTTTAGTAAGCGTGCTGCAACTGTGGTAGTCTATTTCAACTTAGCGTTGTCCTTCTGATTTGTTTTCAAGTTTAGTACTTGGATATTCACGATAATTGTTATATTTGCAGTCCATTGATGTTAGCATGCACGTAACCAGTGATGAGAAGGTATGGTGTATGAGAGCTTTACTGATCTGTTTTATTGAGAATGTATTAACCAGCTTGATGAATTATCTTGTGTTTCCACAGAAAGAAGTGCAAAGCTGGCCTTGCTTATGGAATGGGATTCAGAAGCCATGCTACCTATTTGCTAGGAAATTCACTCCTGAAACACTGGATAGTTTGTTGCGTCTACTGGCCAATTATTCAGGACCTTGAGAGTTGAGCCTGCTATTTTGATCTAATTCTTTGGTCGGAAAGTAATGTTAGTTTCGGCCCCGATCTTGGTTTCTCATATGGCATGAGAGTTGTAAATTGCAGCATTATTGCGGCTTGATCGCCTGCCAGCCACATATATTGAGTGCAAGAGTTGAACTGGCCTTGGAGTTCGAGTGGCCTAACATGGACAGAAGAGGAGGCTAACGATTTAGTGTTCCTTTTGGGGATGGATGGATggcttattattttttccttccatTTCTGTTATATTTTACATGATAGATTTTGGAGGAATCATATCAACTCATTATGGTTGTTCATCTTTGTAAAACTTTCAAAATTGTTTAGTTGAAAACACTACGTGCCACTGTTCATTCAGAAAATTCATTGGTCTATTCTTAATGCGTATCTCTTTGATGCTATGTTGCTGGCCTTTTTGTCAGCGTTTTCTTTTCCGGCTGTAAGTGATGTTTAGTATTGAGTCTTATGTGAATTTTGCACTTGAAATTTCTGATGAAGTTAGAAAAAATTCAACAGATTACTTTCTTTGATGATGGTTTGCGAtggaaataattatatatttttaaaaagtaatttctGACAAGACTTTGGGATTCTTGTGACTCCCAACTGGGCCAAGCAGAAGTAAACTATCCCTTTAGGAATTCATGTACCTTGTTAATATTAAATTCCTGTGCGAcgttcagaagaaaaaaaaaatgtggacaTACACTACTTTCATAGTTTCATTGAAGGTGATGTGTGAACAGACTTTCTTCTCCGGTATTTGTAGGCTTCTCCTGTGTTTGTAGCTAAAAATTAACGtgttaaaaaatgttactttaatcaatattttaaaaaaaaaattaaatttatgaagaaattattaaaaaaattatttaccgaatagttaaataagttttttcagctaataaaaaattaaaaactaactgTCATGTCTTTGTCAAAGATGGTCTTTATTATttgctaaattttattttttgacaacattagttaaaatttaaaaaatttatgtctCATTTCTCATTTATTTGATCTTGTTTTGTAATGAAGTTTAATTAAGAGGAGTGTTAGTAACACACTCTCTAATATACTATTTctaacatatattattattgatcGTCTCTTTTTATATTCACACCCATACCCATCCCACATTTTACAGGAATGGAGAGGACCAAACTTGTTCGTGACCCATCCCATTGCTATCTCTGCACTTAGCCCATGCTCTTTTCCTCCACACCATGACAAATGACAATTAGTCTAAAAAACAATAAGGTTGAAAAGCAACTTTTGTGGCATCTAAAAGCAATACTAATTAGAAGATAAGTGTGAGGTAAAGTTTCATATTAGATAGAAATGAAAAAGttgaaaatcatataaataaaaaaaaaactcataaacaTGAACCTTAAAATTTTGAGTTAAAGTGTAGTAATCAGTTCACCTGTGATTACTtgcaattttttaatgtaaaatcgGATTTATCCCATTAATTCTACAACATTTCCTTATACTATTTTTGGGTGGAAGCACTCGTAACAGTATAgtgttttattatgtttatgCATCCCATTAACTACACGAGTTTATTTCAATCACAAACGAAATTCAAAACTAGCAGATTCTAGCTAGCAAACTTAACATGTATGCTAGGATTAAGCAATGTAGAAAAGACACTTAAAACGCGCGTGTGCAGGAAAGCCAGGTCCATTACCATAAACTGTCAGTAATAAATTCAAACATATAGGTAAATACTAGTAAATACATTCTCCTAACCATGAGAAAATTAAGTTAAACAGTTGTAAACACACTCTTTGTAATAAGGTCCCTAAGAAAACTAATAATTCCAATCCAAGTATATCAACCTCCAGTTATGTCTTTCGACAAAAAAGAACCTTCCAATTGTGTCTTTACTCTGTtccaaaatcaaattatatagtTCATGCATCACTACTCATCAGCCCTGTTGGGAAAAACTCAAATCTCACGTCGACTAAAAATaaagtcaaattaaaatatataagtgagaGACAATCCTTATTCTTTGAATTAACTTTTGGAGTTGAGTTAAGTATAAACTCACATGCATTCACTTATTAGCCTGTGTAATCTTTGAGGGTCATTGAGGCCAATTTATACGCAGAGGATGGCATCCATAATAACTTGAGATAATTACAGTTAGGCACATGTTAATATTAAAGGTAAACATGAGTGCCAACAATGCATTCTTCTTTTAACACGTTTCTTTTAATACACTTTATTATTAGTGAAAATTTATtgagaattataaaattccatCAATAATAGAGTGTGTTAAGAGTATGAATAAGTAAAAGTTGTTGCAACTTGCATTCTTATTGTCTGGAATCATGCAAAAAGTTGACTTAGCTCGTTGTCTTTCTAAAACTGTGTGTTGATAAATTTACTATTGTGGGAATAGAATATGAACAAGAAAGGCAGCCAGAGAGTAGTAGTGGTTAGTCCATGTTTCTGATTTGGCATTGTCATTTGTCGATGGGAATTTGTTCTCTGAAATTTAGCTGATTAGAAGAGGTTCTGATTACATTTTGACTTTATTTGGTTTCCGTAACAGTATGGGCATTCTCACACACTGTATCAGTCTAAGAACAATACcgattccttctctttttcataGCTAAAcaagaattttctttttcttttctcattgtCTTTGCACGTGTAACCTTTGTGATGTTCCCGGCCCACTGCATGATCTATTTGGAAACACATCTTTTTACCAGATAGGATATCACATGGATTTTGCACGTAACTTCTCCTTCTTTGTTGAGAATCCATTTCGGAATTTCAAAATCTCTTTTTTGGATATAGTCAAAGAAAAAGGATATCATTGTTTAACTCGAATAAGTTTTCTAGAAGCAGGACTAGTACTGGACAGCATTTTATGACGATAAGAAATTATTAGATAAGCCTTTTTTTAGTATA
This region of Glycine soja cultivar W05 chromosome 17, ASM419377v2, whole genome shotgun sequence genomic DNA includes:
- the LOC114393620 gene encoding glycosyltransferase BC10-like; translation: MKTEKVWRLGGMGDMQILPGSRHRPPMKKPKWIIVLVLFVCVFLICAYIYPPQSSSTCYVFSSKGCKGFVDWLPPMPAREYTDEEIASRVVIKDILNSPAVVSKNSKIAFMFLSPGSLPFERLWDKFFQGHEGKFSVYVHASKTKPVHVSRYFVNRDIRSDPVIWGKISMVDAERRLLANALQDTDNQQFVLLSDSCVPLYDFEYIYEYLMYTNISFVDCFKDPGPHGNGRYSDHMLPEVEVKDFRKGAQWFAMKRQHAIIVMADNLYYSKFRSYCQPGLEGKNCIADEHYLPTFFQMVDPGGIANWSLTHVDWSERKWHPKSYRAQDVTYELLKNITSIDVSMHVTSDEKKEVQSWPCLWNGIQKPCYLFARKFTPETLDSLLRLLANYSGP